The Apium graveolens cultivar Ventura chromosome 6, ASM990537v1, whole genome shotgun sequence genome contains a region encoding:
- the LOC141666133 gene encoding secreted RxLR effector protein 161-like, producing MNNLGKLSYYLGIEVKQEKDFIELRRTGYARKVLEKAGMGECNPTKYPMAPKEHITKDEGGTLIDPMEYKSMIGGLRYLVHTHPNISYVVGIISRFIEKTTIKQKHVVIRIFKYVKGTLEYGLVYSRHCANNMLVGYSDSDLVGQPHDKKNTGGLVFYLNNSLIISVSQKQQCVALSNYEAKFMVATAAACQEIWLKKLLSKIKGEKVGPVLLYIDNKSAMIWQKNPVFHDRSKHIDVRYHFIRECVERMEIIIKHINS from the coding sequence ATGAATAATTTGGGGAAGTTGTCTTACTACCTGGGAATAGAGGTGAAGCAAGAAAAAGATTTCATTGAGCTAAGACGGACTGGATATGCTCGAAAGGTGTTAGAAAAAGCGGGAATGGGAGAGTGTAATCCTACCAAATATCCTATGGCCCCAAAGGAGCACATCACTAAGGATGAGGGTGGTACACTTATAGACCCAATGGAGTATAAAAGCATGATCGGGGGGCTTCGATATCTAGTTCACACCCATCCTAATATATCCTATGTTGTGGGAATCATTAGTCGCTTCATAGAGAAGACCACTATTAAGCAAAAACATGTTGTAATACGCATTTTCAAGTATGTAAAAGGTACTTTGGAATATGGTTTAGTGTATTCCAGGCACTGTGCAAATAACATGCTCGTAGGATATTCGGACAGTGATCTAGTCGGACAACCACATGACAAGAAAAACACAGGAGGATTGGTTTTTTATCTGAATAATAGTCTCATAATCTCGGTCTCTCAAAAGCAACAGTGTGTTGCATTATCAAATTACGAGGCAAAATTCATGGTTGCCACTGCAGCCGCATGTCAAGAGATTTGGTTGAAGAAACTATTGAGCAAAATAAAAGGAGAAAAAGTAGGACCAGTCTTATTGTACATCGATAACAAGTCTGCTATGATTTGGCAAAAAAACCCAGTGTTTCATGATAGGAGCAAGCATATAGATGTAAGATACCATTTCATCCGGGAGTGCGTGGAGAGAATGGAGATAATCATCAAGCATATAAACTCATAG